GAGTGGTACGGCGAGCCCGTGCGAAGGGCCCTCCCACGGTTGCGAAGAACTTAGTCGGCGACGGTGATGCCCATCGACCGGGCGGTGCCGGCGATGATCTTCTCGGCCGCCTCGATGTCGTTGGCGTTGAGGTCGGGCATCTTCGTCTCGGCGATGCTGCGCAGCTGCTCGCGGCTGAGCTTGCCCACCTTGTCGCGGTGCGGGACCGCGCTGCCCTTGTCGAGACCGAGGGCCTTCTTGATCAGCTCCGGCGCCGGCGGCGTCTTCGTGATGAAGGTGAAGCTGCGGTCCTCGAAAATGGTGATCTCAACGGGGATGATGTTGCCCCGCTGGGACTCCGTCGCAGCGTTGTACTGCTTGACGAAGTCCATGATGTTGACGCCGTGGGGACCGAGCGCGGTACCCACCGGCGGCGCCGGGGTGGCCTGGCCAGCGGGGAGCTGGACCTTCACCAACGCGGCGATCTTCTTCTTCGGAGGCATTTGTCCTTCTCCGGGTCCTGATTGCGATGCCTGTCGGGGGCGCGGATTGCGGCCCTGACATGTCGGAGGCCGCCCAGCCAAGAAGCGACAGGCGGCCGACCGAACGTCTAAGTGTATGTGATCGTCTTAGATCTTCGAGACCTGGTTGAACGAGAGCTCGACCGGAGTCTCGCGACCGAAGATCGAGACGAGCACCTTGAGCTTCTGCGACTCGGGGCTGATCTCGCTCACCGAGGCGGGCAGCGTCGCGAACGGGCCGTCCATGACCGTGACGGACTCGCCGATCTCGAACTCGACCGCCGGGCCCGTGGCCGTCTTGGCCGCGGCCTTCTTGGTCTCCTCGGTCGGCTCGGGCGCCAGCAGCTTGGCGACCTCGTCGAGGCTGAGCGGGCTCGGCTTGTTGGACAGGCCGACGAAGCCGGTCACACCGGGCGTGTTACGCACGGCGGCCCAGGACTCGTCGGTGAGCTCCATGCGCACCAGCACGTAGCCGGGCAGCACACGCTCCTTGACCGGCACCTTCTTGCCGCTCTTGAACTCCTGGACGGTGTGCGTCGGCACCTCGACCTGGTAGATGTAGTCCTCCATGTTGAGCGAGACGTTGCGGCTCTCGATGTTGGACTTCACGCGGTTCTCGTAACCGGCGTAGGAGTGAATGACGTACCACTCGCCGGGAAGGCCGCGCAGCGAGCTCTTGAACTCCTCGACGGGGTCGACGTCGGGAAGGACCTCACCGTCTTCGACGGCGGAAGCCTCGGCGTCGGCTGCCTCGTCGCTCTCCGCGACCTCGGCCTCCTGAAGCGCCGACTCGGCGGCCTCCTCAGCGGCCTCTTCCAGCTCGTCGCCCCACTCCTCGCGGGACTCGTCCGCCGGAACTGAAGGATCGGACACGGTGACTCTTCCTCTTTCGTCTCTTCGCGATTCGGCTCGTACCGAAATGGCGACCCCCTCAAGCGACACCGGCTGACGGCTGGATCAGCCGCCGCCGAAGACCTTGAGGATCACCCATCCCAGAGCGGTGTCAAACCCGTACACGATCCCGACCATGATCAGAACGAATACCAGGACGACCGTGGTATAGGTGATGAGGTCCTTGCGTGTCGGCCAGATGACCTTGCGAAGCTCGTTGACGACCTGCCGGTAGAAAAGGGCAGGTGAAGTGCGTGTCTTCTTCTCGCCACTCGGCTTGCCTGCGGTCTCGCCGCGCGTGTCGATCGCCACAGTCCTCACCCGAAATCTGTCGTATCCAACGCAGTTTTGCGGCGCGCTTACACGCCCATTATTGCGCGGACCGCACTCGCAGGGCACGAGGGACTCGAACCCCCAACCGCCGGTTTTGGAGACCGGTGCGCTACCAATTGCGCCAGTGCCCTATGTCGTTAGACCAGACTACCCTGATCGACCCACTGCCCGGACCGAACCGCTCACCGACATGCGGTGCGGAAGGACCAGCCGAAAGCATACGGGGGATTGCCCGGCACGTCGAACCGAATACCGATCGCCCAGGTCACGACCGCGCAACGGTCGCGTGGGAGCATGGACGCATGTCCACCCGACCTCGTATCTCCGCAAGAATCTCCGCGATTTCCGAGTCCGCCACGCTCGCCGTGGACGCCAAGGCCAAGGCGATGAAGGCGGCGGGCCGTCCCGTCATCGGCTTCGGCGCGGGCGAGCCCGACTTCCCGACGCCCGGCTACATCGTCGAGGCGGCGATCCAGGCGGCGCGCGAGCCCCGCTTCCACAAGTACACGCCGGCGGGCGGCCTGCCCGAGCTCAAGCAGGCCATCGCCGACAAGACGCGGCGCGACTCCGGGTACGCGGTCGAGGCGTCGCAGGTGCTGGTCACCAACG
The nucleotide sequence above comes from Nonomuraea helvata. Encoded proteins:
- the rplK gene encoding 50S ribosomal protein L11; protein product: MPPKKKIAALVKVQLPAGQATPAPPVGTALGPHGVNIMDFVKQYNAATESQRGNIIPVEITIFEDRSFTFITKTPPAPELIKKALGLDKGSAVPHRDKVGKLSREQLRSIAETKMPDLNANDIEAAEKIIAGTARSMGITVAD
- the nusG gene encoding transcription termination/antitermination protein NusG → MSDPSVPADESREEWGDELEEAAEEAAESALQEAEVAESDEAADAEASAVEDGEVLPDVDPVEEFKSSLRGLPGEWYVIHSYAGYENRVKSNIESRNVSLNMEDYIYQVEVPTHTVQEFKSGKKVPVKERVLPGYVLVRMELTDESWAAVRNTPGVTGFVGLSNKPSPLSLDEVAKLLAPEPTEETKKAAAKTATGPAVEFEIGESVTVMDGPFATLPASVSEISPESQKLKVLVSIFGRETPVELSFNQVSKI
- the secE gene encoding preprotein translocase subunit SecE, which encodes MAIDTRGETAGKPSGEKKTRTSPALFYRQVVNELRKVIWPTRKDLITYTTVVLVFVLIMVGIVYGFDTALGWVILKVFGGG